One region of Bombus affinis isolate iyBomAffi1 chromosome 5, iyBomAffi1.2, whole genome shotgun sequence genomic DNA includes:
- the LOC126916384 gene encoding uncharacterized protein LOC126916384 isoform X6, with translation MGTHLCNGVIFLFVSDRMATELANKKAEREALRGVIQQWNANRLDLFELSEPNEDLEFHGVMRFYFQDSGQKVATKCIRVASDATSQAVIETLIEKFRPDMRMLSVPEYALYEIHENGEERKLGLEEKPLLVQLNWHIDDREGRFLLRRIDDKTNAQGVGFSSSDGSSFRRKLSKREKKQMKKQEKLSRLKSLEQDENTIPVDQNGVAEKLYTELPETSFTRSISNPEAVMRRRRQQKLERKLQQFRSKDGGPDTGGTLKIYGEALCKDVPYKTLLLSVRDSAVQVVREMLSKYGLEKVDPQQYCLVQVNSENNINGGTQQEYILDDDECPLAILMNHPSTRGSIMFHVRRRPSDYVPRKRKKKPSGKWNELDYRYEDERLPFSLELNPDGSEIPNGAGVRHRLQPNVTEVGSERPIPIHPSSPSKSTSVPAAAVATVCHTRSPTHAPESTHNYETTFDLDGNVETASLTSSRDGNRTLQNDRQPRGTDPILPAVLEFLEETEETFFHAVITDVEPSAPQFKLAPTYTLYLAARYRASTHYRPELQPTERAHRLTVMLANVASMIQRVIQERYMDASSLALWLANGSELLHMLKNDRHVGAFSTRAQDILTEAVHTAFASLVRCISLELAPAMSQFMADADEPAKEAGVLQIFSSTMALLRRCRVNAALTIQLFSHLFHTINATAFNALVSNANLCVRWFGRRLKARLNALETWAERQGLELASQCHLATIMQATHLLQAPKYNAEELATLSSTCFKLNSLQVRALLQKYQPAADEPRLPAELIENVVRVAESVADTLARADGREIRLEEEPTLALALLLPEDGYSCEVIRGVPPGLAEFLAPLQRDGLCRMAPQPTSSGYWTIYMIDHHNNYRSPSAMSNRSGGYSCHTGPSGAQPEIHVIKLHKSTNGMGLSIVAAKGAGQDRLGIYIKSVVAGGAADADGRLTAGDQLLKVDGQSLVGITQEKAAEYLVRTGPIVTLEVAKQGAIYHGLATLLSQPSPVMTRAHKIRPKSENLEASSQETNEQPSTSHSMGNLLSVPRHAIGSERSIDSVPGAILSSICSKDLEYKYYHNSDLLNSSRLVSNRYCKPFWTISQSKDLRQTCLRDHTPSSLLTHTRTYAEHTDNESVKQQSQREKRENVETVVGGGNSSGDGGNDHGTDLSSNLEHGDRYLQTRDRTISTNNTRASTDQTNHRSKTTSLSFVSEVGQPVPFTQSMKMNAVQTPSIILNSTNSVSTTTALGIKCDNFSLDSIPYIDQTDDTPTSCHPLNEFNEYQSENNNISNNRVIDVTNISRDDFAASNLPRCKNDVMGKYCRCSQHSVIEKRSQIINENGQEASNRQQEYAEANKMTIIGFQALEQRDKNYEIGEKKVEKDISNKENGDSKICMISKTTPNVNNAVNPVLNLDLSGLDSDTSSDISTFNKCWKSPEEVRLGCGGRVAALAKHFSKLGDVEPIHHRPNAIKLLESSKKFSSEPNVASIQIYQKRSDYRFPAIDDINECQSELDLRNSEIKRRYLAPIGLDQMFEKSTIDLLNENGDVNYYCYHNNSADVYKGQSTDGKRKLSLSEQKQVIEQLREVSDLDGARASLLPFRSPSLPSFHVLNKEPDMEVSNSIFVDTESGTASSLSLREIQANIQRFVSSWPTDIGENSVRSENASKPLLLDDKLIKRLANSYPNIEKAKELSRNEDSEQRKQRWCKRKKYRSTNELKRTIDQRGDADKASSFLTNDQQYYRSRNEDSSQDNDNDNKTIYGLKTCKENFIFKDKFQQNPISRVAEKNHFDLLPIKSDQHAPVEIEKETSIIDKDIEIDVKLDQHWKKSVLSKIYPRSSQTHLDIGFFLRPRRMSERDLPSRLGRDATAPQQQIHTSKSVPALHNVGTDGKQQHEVFNPGYSRASSSNSVTPPVTQPPPPMTTINSSTSLRSRSSHNLHDPTKMGTLPPSGLVSRQQSSPNLNPGQTTSNNSSSANVGPSSNILQSNEAERFYQNLSIYRNQDTTTTTTTTTTTTTKQRHSPSQHSDDRNPLQLQKSSRGSQNSLNRPGTFEMNQTRDRPISAYVPQPQQQSYLVGGLSQQGCAAPPRSQSSRDIIRQEAKLQEMQEEVRRRELRGGIPVPLNQYRPTAYNLKTNMSVQSPISSAVRPTKSAGSQPNLGSSPPVTVSSAPSISTSGHVTTRQTGPSNYGYLDAQYGPYMVQYGKSPHVHQHQHQHQSQPQSQHQHPHQHQHQLQLQHQHQHQHQHQHQHQHQNIQQQNLGHIQYGHASMTSTRGKNDLIRLQSNGMLLDYGRDQGTRDIGKLYMDQNQHVAVGSQYYLNSDVRNEHYNDENGINRAQTAPEGSTMSNEIPIRPTLPEEGYPESPPPPPPSTSTHPLYSKQSDSRYTASMQDPPRGGYYPANTTGTTLQPRQYQYSATNPWQREEKEREQARRREAARQWRDQQIAELSALSHRTSQQEEQLRALQLERDFQKRAEEVANQQDDDEESNDLDTENIRVQQSLLRTTVPQDRNNSLEQHHLNLPRTNATNQSIKGNHTGQSVGGSPMHSTNVVSIHTGNGPSQQSSQNIVNTCLQQQQPHQQQQESSGSHFSSDLQHEHTNQMPNNIGQIQMSSLLHLNSSQKPLGLSQSNEEKEMHRRHEEIKRKQVEFDDTQSKKKEEEINKQQQIQQMYQQQHHSQQLQSHLKTQQMLHPSMLRLDSLIINGSSASSTHNTSNDAPLPPERGSSYAVMSQQSTLRSNNANISNIVTLAQPQSTSVKRVSFHDSNANVESVQRSVSSGNSSTSQILAMDVITEDPNNFINDAEILLASPKAPEGSGGAPITGSTPGVIGAQEVYKDPRQRRLAEKQKQQQSSQVGQVPEKLSFKEKMKMFAMETGEDGTPRDKQQWQQQQY, from the exons ATGGGAACACATTTGTGTAACGGTGTAATCTTTTTATTTGTAAGCGATAG AATGGCCACGGAACTGGCAAACAAAAAGGCCGAGCGCGAAGCTCTGCGTGGTGTTATTCAGCAATGGAATGCCAACAGGTTGGATCTGTTTGAGCTTTCAGAACCGAACGAG GATTTGGAATTCCATGGAGTAATGAGATTTTATTTTCAAGATAGCGGTCAAAAGGTCGCAACAAAATGTATTAGAGTAGCGTCGGATGCGACGAGTCAAGCGGTCATCGAAACGCTTATTGAAAAATTCCGTCCAGATATGCGAATGCTTTCGGTTCCTGAATATGCACTTTACGAAATTCACGAAAATGGTG AAGAACGTAAGCTTGGGCTTGAGGAAAAGCCATTGTTAGTGCAATTAAATTGGCACATCGATGACCGCGAGGGACGCTTTTTGTTAAGAAGAATCGATGACAAAACCAACGCTCAAGGTGTTGGTTTTTCTTCTTCGGATGGGTCTAGTTTTCGCAGAAAGTTGAGTAAACGCGAGAAGAAACAGATGAAGAAACAGGAAAAGCTGAGTCGTTTAAAGAGTTTAGAACAAGATGAAAATACTATACCCGTCGATCAAAATGGAGTAGCTGAAAAACTTTACACGG AGTTACCTGAAACAAGCTTTACCAGAAGTATTTCAAACCCGGAAGCTGTGATGAGAAGACGACGTCAACAAAAATTGGAGAGAAAATTGCAGCAATTTCGTAGTAAGGATGGCGGTCCCGATACTGGCGGAACGCTGAAAATTTACGGCGAGGCGTTATGCAAAGACGTTCCATATAAAACATTGCTTTTAAGCGTCCGAGATTCAGCAGTTCAAGTCGTACGAGAAATGCTTTCTAAATATGGTTTAGAGAAAGTGGATCCACAGCAGTATTGTCTCGTACAG GTAAATagtgaaaataatattaatggAGGAACACAGCAGGAATATATACTAGACGATGACGAATGCCCTCTAGCCATTCTTATGAATCATCCTTCTACTCGCG GTTCAATTATGTTCCATGTGCGAAGAAGACCTTCAGATTATGTGCCTCGGAAACGGAAGAAAAAACCTAGTGGCAAATGGAACGAATTAGATTACAG ATACGAAGACGAAAGATTGCCCTTTTCGCTGGAATTGAATCCTGACGGTAGCGAAATTCCAAACGGGGCTGGTGTGCGACATCGGTTGCAGCCAAATGTAACGGAGGTAGGCTCGGAAAGGCCGATACCTATACATCCATCTAGTCCGAGCAAGTCTACATCTGTccctgctgctgctgttgctacTGTTTGCCATACTCGAAGCCCGACACATGCACCGGAATCAACGCACAATTATGAAACAACCTTTGATCTCGATGGAAATGTAGAAACTGCCAGTCTTACCAGTAGCAGGGATGGTAACAG AACGTTGCAGAATGATCGACAGCCACGTGGGACGGATCCGATTTTACCAGCTGTATTAGAATTTCTCGAGGAAACGGAAGAAACATTTTTTCATGCGGTAATCACAGATGTTGAACCATCGGCGCCACAATTCAAATTGGCTCCAACGTATACGCTTTACTTGGCAGCGAGATATCGCGCAAGCACACATTATAGACCAGAATTGCAACCAACGGAGAGAGCTCATAGATTGACCGTGATGTTAGCAAATGTCGCTAGCATGATTCAACGAGTAATACAG GAACGGTACATGGATGCGTCCTCGTTGGCACTGTGGTTAGCAAACGGTTCGGAACTACTACATATGTTGAAAAACGATCGGCACGTAGGTGCGTTTTCAACCAGAGCACAAGATATTTTGACGGAAGCAGTTCATACAGCATTCGCGTCGTTGGTTAGGTGCATTTCCTTGGAACTAGCACCGGCAATGTCACAGTTCATGGCAGATGCAGACGAACCTGCTAAAGAAGCCGGCgttcttcaaatattttcgaGCACGATGGCTTTACTTAGGCGATGCAGAGTAAACGCTGCACTTACCATTCAACTATTTAGTCACTTGTTCCACACAATAAACGCGACCGCGTTTAACGCTTTAGTTTCAAATGCCAACTTGTGCGTTAGATGGTTCGGTCGTAGATTAAAGGCGAGACTAAACGCTCTGGAAACTTGGGCTGAAAGACAAGGCTTGGAACTCGCGAGTCAATGTCATTTGGCAACCATCATGCAAGCGACTCATCTTCTACAAGCTCCAAAATACAATGCGGAGGAACTTGCTACCTTGAGCTCTACGTGCTTCAAGTTGAATTCTCTTCAGGTCAGAGCATTGTTGCAAAAGTATCAACCAGCTGCGGATGAACCAAGACTTCCTGCGGAATTGATTGAAAACGTAGTCAGA GTGGCCGAAAGCGTGGCTGATACGCTCGCACGTGCTGATGGCAGAGAGATTCGACTTGAAGAAGAGCCTACGCTCGCTTTAGCGCTTTTACTTCCCGAGGATGGATACAGTTGCGAAGTTATTCGTGGTGTACCTCCAGGATTAGCCGAATTTTTAGCGCCATTGCAACGGGATGGTCTATGCCGTATGGCACCACAACCCACCAGTAGTGGATATTGGACTATATACATGATAGATCATCACAATAAT tatCGCAGTCCAAGCGCAATGAGCAATAGATCTGGAGGTTATTCCTGTCATACAGGGCCGAGTGGTGCTCAACCCGAGATACATGTAATAAAATTACACAAGTCTACCAATGGAATGGGTTTGAGCATTGTCGCAGCCAAA GGCGCTGGTCAGGATAGGCTTGGAATATATATAAAGAGCGTAGTTGCTGGTGGTGCTGCTGATGCT GACGGCAGATTGACGGCTGGAGACCAATTGCTAAAAGTGGACGGACAAAGTTTAGTAGGAATTACTCAGGAAAA AGCTGCTGAATATTTAGTACGTACCGGACCAATAGTAACATTGGAAGTTGCTAAACAAGGTGCCATATATCATGGTTTGGCCACTTTATTATCACAACCGTCACCAGTAATGACCAGAG CGCACAAGATTCGCCCCAAGTCCGAAAACTTGGAAGCTTCATCGCAGGAAACGAACGAGCAGCCATCTACATCGCATTCAATGGGTAATTTATTGAGCGTTCCAAGGCACGCGATCGGTTCGGAACGTTCGATCGATTCAGTACCAGGTGCGATTCTTTCTTCGATTTGTTCAAAGGACttggaatataaatattatcataattccgatttattaaattcttCTCGCCTCGTCTCAAATCGGTACTGCAAACCATTCTGGACTATTTCACAATCGAAAGACCTGCGACAAACGTGTTTGCGGGATCATACACCGTCGTCATTGTTAACACACACGCGGACTTATGCGGAACATACCGATAACGAGTCGGTAAAACAGCAGTCTCAACGGGAAAAGCGAGAAAATGTAGAAACAGTAGTTGGTGGTGGTAACAGTAGTGGTGATGGTGGTAATGACCACGGTACAGATTTGAGTTCGAATTTGGAGCATGGTGATAGATATTTGCAAACACGCGATCGTACTATTTCGACGAATAATACACGCGCTTCAACCGATCAAACAAACCACAGATCTAAAACGACAAGCTTGTCGTTTGTTTCGGAAGTTGGACAACCTGTTCCGTTTACCCAGTCAATGAAAATGAACGCTGTTCAAACACCGTCAATCATTTTAAATTCGACAAATTCGGTTTCCACGACAACGGCGCTAGGTATCAAATGTGATAATTTTTCTCTCGATTCGATACCTTATATCGATCAAACGGATGACACCCCGACGTCATGTCATCCTTTAAACGAATTCAACGAGTATCAATCGGAGAACAATAACATATCTAATAATCGTGTGATTGATGTAACCAATATTTCACGAGATGATTTCGCTGCATCAAATTTACCACGATGTAAAAACGATGTTATGGGCAAATATTGCAGATGTTCGCAACATTCGGTGATTGAGAAAAGATCACAGATCATAAATGAGAATGGGCAAGAAGCATCGAATAGGCAACAGGAATACGCAGAAGCTAATAAAATGACAATTATTGGATTTCAAGCGTTGGAACAACGAGACAAAAATTACGAGATAGGAGAAAAAAAGGTGGAAAAAGACATATCAAATAAGGAGAACGGTGATTCCAAAATTTGCATGATTTCGAAAACAACTCCGAATGTTAATAACGCTGTAAATCCAGTATTAAATCTTGACTTGTCTGGTCTAGATAGCGATACGTCAAGTGATATATCGACTTTCAACAAATGTTGGAAATCACCGGAAGAGGTGCGCCTCGGTTGTGGTGGTCGCGTAGCCGCGTTGGCAAAACATTTTTCAAAACTCGGCGATGTTGAACCGATTCATCATCGACCTAATGCGATTAAATTATTAGAGAGCTCAAAAAAATTTTCTTCAGAACCTAATGTTGCCTCGATTCAAATTTATCAAAAGCGATCGGATTATCGTTTTCCCGCCATCGACGATATCAATGAATGTCAATCCGAACTAGATTTGAGAAATAGCGAAATTAAACGACGATATCTTGCACCAATTGGATTGGACCAAATGTTCGAAAAATCGACCATAGATCTGTTAAATGAAAATGGTGATGTTAACTATTATTGCTATCACAATAATTCAGCCGATGTGTATAAAGGTCAATCAACAGATGGTAAACGGAAGTTGTCATTGTCAGAACAAAAACAGGTGATAGAACAACTGAGGGAAGTGTCTGATCTCGATGGTGCGAGAGCATCGCTTCTTCCTTTTCGTTCTCCTTCTCTACCTTCTTTTCACGTATTGAATAAAGAACCAGACATGGAAGTTTCAAACAGCATTTTCGTCGATACAGAGTCAGGTACAGCCTCATCGTTGTCTTTGCGTGAAATACAGGCGAATATTCAGAGATTCGTGTCATCATGGCCGACGGATATTGGAGAGAACAGTGTGCGAAGTGAGAATGCAAGCAAACCACTCTTACTCGATGATAAATTGATCAAACGGTTGGCAAATTCCTATCCAAATATTGAAAAGGCAAAAGAATTATCACGTAATGAGGACAGCGAGCAGCGAAAACAGAGGTGGTGTAAACGAAAAAAATACCGTTCCACCAACGAATTGAAACGAACTATTGATCAACGGGGCGATGCTGATAAAGCATCATCGTTTCTCACTAACGATCAGCAGTATTACCGATCTCGAAACGAGGATTCCTCGCAagataacgataacgataacaAAACAATATACGGACTAAAAACTTGCAAAGAAAATTTCATCTTCAAAGACAAATTCCAACAGAATCCGATATCACGTGTCGCAGAGAAAAACCATTTCGATCTTTTACCGATTAAAAGCGATCAACATGCGCCAGTGGAGATTGAAAAAGAAACTTCGATAATTGATAAAGACATAGAGATCGATGTAAAGCTCGACCAACATTGGAAAAAATCAGTTTTATCCAAGATTTATCCAAGATCGAGTCAAACTCATCTAGATATTGGTTTCTTTTTAC GACCTCGTCGCATGAGTGAACGAGACTTACCATCTCGGCTTGGACGCGACGCTACTGCACCGCAACAACAAATACATACCAGCAAGTCCGTGCCAGCATTGCACA ATGTAGGAACGGATGGAAAACAACAGCACGAGGTATTCAATCCTGGTTATAGCAGGGCATCGTCGAGTAACAGCGTTACACCGCCTGTTACGCAGCCACCTCCACCAATGACCACAATCAACAGTTCGACGTCGCTACGTTCTCG CTCGAGTCATAATTTACATGATCCAACAAAAATGGGAACATTACCACCGAGTGGTCTTGTGAGTAGACAACAATCATCACCGAATTTGAACCCTGGTCAAACAACGAGTAACAATAGTTCAAGTGCTAATGTTGGGCCAAGTTCGAATATTCTTCAAAGTAACGAAGCCGAAAGATTTTATCAAAACTTGAGCATCTATCGGAATCAAgacacgacgacgacgacaacgaccaCGACCACCACCACGACCAAGCAACGACATAGTCCCTCTCAACATTCGGATGACAG GAATCCTCTGCAACTGCAAAAAAGCTCGAGAGGTTCACAAAATTCTTTGAATCGTCCAGGAACATTCGAAATGAATCAGACCAGAGACCGTCCAATATCTGCATATGTACCTCAACCTCAACAACAATCTTACCTTGTTGGTGGTCTTTCGCAACAAGGCTGTGCAGCGCCTCCAAGATCTCAGTCATCTCGGGATATAATACGACAAGAAGCAAAGCTCCAAGAAATGCAAGAGGAAGTCAGAAGACGCGAATTACGAGGTGGCATTCCAGTCCCATTGAATCAATATCGACCAACCgcatataatttaaaaacaaataTGTCCGTTCAATCTCCGATAAGTTCTGCCGTCCGACCAACAAAATCTGCCGGTTCCCAACCAAATTTGGGATCAAGTCCACCAGTAACAGTGTCCTCCGCACCATCAATCTCAACATCTGGTCATGTAACCACGAGACAAACGGGACCTTCGAATTATGGTTACTTGGATGCGCAATATGGCCCCTATATGGTCCAATATGGAAAATCCCCACACGTGCATCAACATCAACACCAACATCAATCTCAACCTCAATCGCAACATCAGCATCCGCATCAACATCAACATCAGCTTCAGCTTCAGCATCAACATCAGCATCAGCATCAACATCAGCACCAACATCAACATCAAAATATCCAACAACAAAATCTTGGACATATTCAATATGGACATGCTAGTATGACATCCACCAGAGGAAAAAACGATTTAATTCGCTTACAATCCAACGGAATGTTGCTCGACTATGGAAGAGATCAAGGTACACGAGATATTGGAAAATTATATATGGATCAAAATCAACATGTTGCTGTTGGATCGCAGTATTATTTAAATTCGGATGTACGAAACGAACATTATAATGACGAAAATGGAATAAATAGAGCGCAAACTGCACCGGAAGGAAGTACGATGTCTAATGAAATTCCAATACGGCCTACTTTACCGGAAGAAGGATATCCAGAAAGTCCTCCACCGCCGCCGCCAAGCACTTCGACTCATCCACTTTATAGTAAACAATCGGATTCAAG GTACACTGCGAGTATGCAGGATCCCCCTCGTGGGGGGTATTATCCAGCAAATACAACTGGAACTACGTTACAACCACGTCAATATCAATATAGTGCTACGAATCCATGGCaacgagaagagaaagaaaga gAACAAGCACGTAGAAGAGAAGCTGCAAGACAGTGGCGAGATCAACAAATAGCGGAATTAAGTGCATTATCTCACAGAACATCACAACAGGAAGAACAACTGCGGGCTCTTCAGCTGGAAAGAGACTTTCAAAAAAGAGCTGAGGAAGTTGCCAATCAACAAGACGATGACGAAGAAAGTAATGATTTAGACACCGAGAACATAAGAGTACAACAAAGCTTACTTCGTACAACGGTGCCACAAGATCGAAATAATTCATTGGAGCAACATCACCTCAACTTGCCTAGAACAAATGCAACCAATCAATCTATCAAAGGAAATCATACTGGTCAATCTGTTGGTGGTTCCCCGATGCATTCTACCAACGTCGTGTCGATACATACGGGCAATGGCCCATCTCAGCAATCTTCGCaaaatattgtaaatacttGTCTGCAACAGCAACAGCCACATCAACAGCAACAAGAGAGTTCTGGTTCGCATTTTTCGTCAGATCTTCAACATGAACACACCAATCAAATGCCAAATAATATAGGGCAAATTCAAATGTCATCCTTGCTTCATTTGAACTCTTCTCAAAAACCACTTGGTTTATCTCAATCtaacgaagaaaaagagatGCATCGTAGACACGAGGAGATTAAGCGAAAACAAGTCGAATTCGACGACACTCAATCGAAAAAGAAGGAGGAAGAAATTAACAAACAACAACAAATCCAACAAATGTATCAACAGCAACATCACTCGCAACAATTGCAATCCCATTTGAAAACTCAACAAATGTTACATCCCAGTATGTTACGATTGGACAGCCTAATTATTAACGGATCAAGCGCCTCTT ccACGCATAATACTAGCAACGATGCGCCTCTGCCTCCGGAACGAGGTTCTAGTTATGCGGTTATGTCGCAACAAAGTACCCTGAGGTCGAATAATGCAAACATATCTAATATAGTAACATTGGCCCAGCCGCAGTCAACGTCTGTTAAGAGAGTCTCTTTTCATGACTCAAATGCAAATGTAGAATCAGTGCAACGAAGTGTTTCGTCTGGAAATTCGAGCACAAGTCAAATTCTGGCTATGGATGTTATTACAGAAGATCCAAAT AATTTCATAAATGATGCAGAAATTTTATTGGCATCTCCAAAAGCACCCGAAGGATCCGGTGGGGCTCCAATTACTGGTAGTACCCCTGGTGTAATAGGTGCTCAAGAAGTGTACAA gGATCCCAGACAAAGAAGGCTCGCTGAAAAACAAAAACAGCAACAAAGTTCTCAAGTTGGGCAAGTACCTGAAAAGCTGAGTTTTAAAGAAAAGATGAAAATGTTTGCTATGGAAACCGGTGAGGATGGAACGCCGCGGGACAAG cAGCAGTGGCAGCAACAGCAGTACTAG